The following proteins come from a genomic window of Pseudomonas sp. MAG733B:
- the infB gene encoding translation initiation factor IF-2: MTQVTVKQLADEVKTPVERLLQQMREAGLPHTAAEESVTDSEKQSLLTHLKSSHKAKVEEPRKITLQRKTTSTLRVAGSKSISVEVRKKKVFVQRSPEEIEAERKRELDERRAVENAARQKAEEEAKRRAEEEARRQPAAAPTAPAEPVAAPVAVAEPVRESAPVVAAAPAADARKRDEPRRPDKPRADDNNRRGSGDGERKNAPHRASVKEKAPAPRVAPRTTDEESDGFRRGGRGKAKLKKRNAHGFQSPTGPVVREVKIGETITVGDLAQQMSVKAAEIIKFMFKLGTPATINQVLDQETAQLVAEELGHKVTLVSDTALEDSLAESLKFEGEAVSRAPVVTVMGHVDHGKTSLLDYIRRAKVAAGEAGGITQHIGAYHVETDRGMVTFLDTPGHAAFTAMRARGAKATDIVILVVAADDGVMPQTIEAVQHAKAAGVPLVVAVNKIDKPGADLDRIRSELSVHGVTSEEWGGDTPFVPVSAKMGTGVDELLEAVLLQAEVLELTATPSAPGRGVVVESRLDKGRGPVATVLVQDGTLRQGDMVLVGSNYGRVRAMLDENGKPIKEAGPAIPVEILGLDGTPDAGDEMSVVADEKKAREVALFRQGKFREVKLARAHAGKLENIFENMGQEEKKTLNIVLKSDVRGSLEALNGALNGLGNDEVQVRVVGGGVGGITESDANLALASNAVLFGFNVRADAGARKIVEQEGLDMRYYNVIYDIIEDVKKALTGMLGSDVRENILGIAEVRDVFRSPKFGAIAGCMVIEGVVHRNRPIRVLREDIVIFEGELESLRRFKDDASEVRAGMECGIGVKSYNDVKVGDKIEVFEKVQVARSL, translated from the coding sequence ATGACGCAAGTCACGGTGAAACAACTGGCCGATGAGGTCAAAACACCGGTAGAGCGCCTGTTGCAGCAGATGCGTGAGGCAGGTCTGCCGCACACCGCCGCCGAAGAAAGTGTGACTGACAGTGAGAAGCAATCTTTGCTGACTCACTTGAAAAGCAGCCACAAGGCGAAAGTGGAAGAACCACGCAAGATTACGCTGCAGCGTAAAACCACCAGCACCCTGCGTGTTGCTGGCAGCAAAAGCATCAGCGTTGAAGTACGCAAGAAGAAAGTCTTCGTACAGCGCAGCCCGGAAGAAATCGAAGCCGAGCGCAAGCGTGAACTGGATGAACGTCGCGCAGTAGAAAATGCTGCACGTCAGAAGGCTGAAGAAGAAGCCAAGCGTCGCGCCGAAGAAGAAGCGCGTCGCCAGCCTGCTGCTGCGCCGACCGCTCCAGCCGAACCTGTTGCCGCACCTGTTGCAGTGGCAGAGCCTGTGCGTGAAAGCGCACCGGTCGTGGCTGCAGCGCCAGCTGCCGACGCTCGCAAGCGTGACGAACCACGCCGTCCGGACAAACCACGTGCCGACGATAACAATCGTCGCGGTAGTGGCGATGGCGAGCGCAAAAACGCTCCGCATCGTGCTTCGGTCAAAGAGAAAGCGCCTGCACCACGCGTTGCTCCACGTACTACCGACGAAGAAAGCGATGGCTTCCGTCGTGGTGGTCGCGGCAAGGCCAAGCTGAAAAAACGCAACGCCCACGGTTTCCAGAGCCCAACCGGCCCTGTCGTGCGTGAAGTGAAGATTGGCGAGACCATCACTGTGGGCGATTTGGCCCAGCAGATGTCGGTCAAGGCTGCTGAAATCATCAAGTTCATGTTCAAACTGGGTACTCCAGCGACCATCAACCAGGTACTGGATCAGGAAACTGCCCAACTGGTTGCTGAAGAGCTGGGCCACAAAGTGACCCTGGTCAGCGACACCGCCCTGGAAGATTCCCTGGCTGAGTCCCTGAAGTTTGAAGGTGAGGCGGTTTCCCGTGCTCCAGTCGTGACCGTAATGGGCCACGTTGACCACGGTAAAACTTCCCTGCTCGACTACATCCGTCGTGCCAAGGTTGCTGCTGGCGAAGCCGGTGGTATCACCCAGCACATCGGTGCATACCACGTTGAAACCGACCGTGGCATGGTGACGTTCCTCGATACCCCTGGTCACGCCGCGTTTACCGCAATGCGTGCCCGTGGTGCCAAGGCGACCGACATCGTGATCCTGGTGGTTGCAGCGGACGACGGCGTGATGCCGCAGACCATCGAAGCTGTTCAGCATGCCAAGGCCGCCGGTGTTCCGCTGGTCGTGGCAGTGAACAAGATCGACAAGCCGGGCGCCGACCTCGATCGCATCCGTAGCGAACTGTCGGTACACGGCGTGACGTCGGAAGAGTGGGGTGGTGACACTCCATTCGTACCGGTCTCGGCGAAGATGGGTACTGGCGTCGACGAACTGCTCGAAGCCGTATTGCTGCAAGCCGAAGTTCTGGAACTGACTGCAACTCCATCGGCTCCTGGCCGTGGTGTCGTGGTTGAGTCCCGTCTGGACAAGGGCCGTGGCCCGGTGGCTACCGTTCTGGTTCAAGACGGTACCCTGCGTCAAGGCGACATGGTCCTGGTCGGTTCGAACTATGGCCGTGTACGTGCCATGCTCGACGAGAACGGCAAGCCAATCAAGGAAGCCGGTCCAGCCATCCCTGTCGAGATTCTCGGCCTGGACGGTACCCCGGACGCTGGCGACGAGATGAGCGTGGTTGCCGACGAGAAGAAAGCCCGTGAAGTGGCTCTGTTCCGTCAAGGCAAGTTCCGCGAAGTCAAACTGGCTCGCGCTCACGCCGGCAAGCTGGAAAACATCTTCGAAAACATGGGTCAGGAAGAGAAGAAGACGCTCAACATCGTCCTCAAATCCGACGTCCGTGGTTCGTTGGAAGCGTTGAACGGTGCCTTGAACGGCCTGGGCAACGACGAAGTGCAAGTGCGTGTAGTGGGTGGCGGTGTCGGTGGTATCACCGAATCCGACGCCAACCTGGCACTGGCCTCCAACGCTGTACTGTTCGGCTTCAACGTGCGTGCCGATGCCGGCGCTCGCAAGATCGTCGAGCAGGAAGGTCTGGATATGCGTTACTACAACGTGATCTACGACATCATCGAAGACGTCAAGAAAGCCCTGACCGGTATGCTCGGCAGCGATGTTCGCGAGAACATCCTGGGTATCGCCGAAGTGCGTGACGTGTTCCGTTCGCCGAAGTTTGGCGCGATCGCCGGTTGCATGGTTATCGAAGGTGTTGTTCACCGTAACCGTCCAATCCGTGTACTGCGTGAAGACATCGTTATCTTCGAAGGCGAGCTGGAATCCCTGCGCCGCTTCAAGGATGACGCTTCCGAAGTGCGTGCCGGCATGGAATGCGGTATCGGCGTGAAGAGCTACAACGACGTCAAAGTCGGTGACAAGATCGAAGTCTTCGAGAAGGTTCAGGTTGCTCGCAGCCTCTAA
- the rbfA gene encoding 30S ribosome-binding factor RbfA: protein MAKEYSRTQRIGDQMQRELAQLIRREVKDPRVGLVTITAVEVSRDVGHAKIFITVMGQDSAEDIAQSIKVLNSAAGFLRMQLAREMKLRSVPQLHFHYDESVVRGAHLSALIERAVAEDNQHPVAAEAEDTKE, encoded by the coding sequence ATGGCAAAAGAATATAGCCGTACCCAACGTATCGGCGATCAGATGCAGCGCGAGCTGGCCCAACTGATCCGTCGCGAAGTCAAAGACCCGCGCGTCGGCCTGGTCACCATTACTGCTGTGGAAGTCAGCCGTGACGTCGGTCACGCGAAGATTTTCATTACCGTGATGGGGCAGGACAGCGCCGAAGACATCGCACAAAGCATCAAGGTGCTGAACTCCGCCGCCGGTTTCCTGCGGATGCAGTTGGCTCGTGAAATGAAGCTGCGCAGCGTTCCACAGTTGCACTTCCACTACGACGAAAGCGTCGTACGCGGTGCGCACCTGTCGGCATTGATCGAGCGCGCAGTGGCTGAAGACAATCAGCATCCGGTTGCGGCAGAAGCCGAAGACACCAAGGAGTAA
- the truB gene encoding tRNA pseudouridine(55) synthase TruB, whose protein sequence is MAQVKRIRRNVSGIILLDKPLGFTSNAALQKVRWLLNAEKAGHTGSLDPLATGVLPLCFGEATKFSQYLLDSDKGYETLAQLGKTTTTADAEGEVLQERPVTVGRADVEAALPGFRGQISQIPPMYSALKRDGQPLYKLARAGEVVEREPRSVTIARLELLAFEGDTARLAVDCSKGTYIRTLVEDIGEQLGCGAYVAELRRTQAGPFTLAQTVTLEELEAVHAEGGNEAVDRFLMPSDSGLLDWPLLQFSEASAFYWLNGQPVRAPDAPKFGMVRVQDHNGRFIGIGEVSEDGRIAPRRLIRSE, encoded by the coding sequence GTGGCTCAGGTCAAACGTATCCGTCGTAACGTCAGCGGCATCATCCTGCTCGACAAGCCGCTGGGGTTCACTTCCAACGCGGCCTTGCAGAAGGTTCGCTGGTTGCTCAACGCCGAGAAGGCCGGACACACCGGCAGTCTCGATCCCTTGGCCACCGGCGTGCTGCCGTTGTGCTTCGGTGAGGCCACCAAGTTCTCGCAATACCTGCTTGATTCCGACAAGGGTTATGAAACCCTGGCGCAATTGGGCAAAACCACCACCACGGCGGATGCCGAGGGTGAGGTTTTGCAGGAGCGCCCGGTGACCGTTGGTCGCGCCGATGTCGAAGCTGCTTTGCCGGGTTTTCGCGGTCAAATCAGTCAGATACCGCCGATGTACTCGGCACTCAAGCGTGATGGGCAACCGCTGTACAAGCTGGCCCGTGCTGGCGAAGTAGTGGAGCGTGAACCGCGTTCTGTTACTATTGCGCGCTTGGAATTGCTGGCCTTCGAAGGTGATACTGCGCGACTGGCAGTGGATTGCAGCAAAGGCACCTATATTCGTACCCTGGTGGAGGATATTGGTGAACAACTCGGTTGTGGCGCTTACGTGGCAGAACTGCGACGTACCCAGGCCGGGCCTTTCACGCTAGCCCAGACGGTCACCCTGGAAGAGCTGGAAGCGGTACATGCCGAAGGCGGCAACGAAGCGGTCGATCGCTTCCTGATGCCATCGGACAGCGGCTTGCTGGATTGGCCACTGCTGCAGTTCTCGGAAGCGAGCGCGTTCTACTGGCTCAACGGCCAGCCGGTACGTGCCCCGGATGCTCCGAAGTTCGGCATGGTGCGGGTACAGGATCACAATGGTCGCTTCATCGGTATCGGTGAAGTGAGCGAAGACGGGCGCATCGCGCCACGTCGACTGATTCGGTCAGAATGA
- the rpsO gene encoding 30S ribosomal protein S15 — protein MALDVQEKAQIVADYQQAVGDTGSPEVQVALLTANINKLQGHFKANGKDHHSRRGLIRMVNQRRKLLDYLKGKDVSRYSALIGRLGLRR, from the coding sequence ATGGCTCTCGACGTTCAAGAAAAAGCTCAAATCGTAGCTGACTACCAGCAAGCTGTTGGTGACACTGGTTCGCCAGAAGTGCAAGTTGCACTGCTGACCGCCAACATCAACAAACTGCAAGGTCACTTCAAGGCCAACGGTAAAGATCACCACTCCCGTCGTGGTCTGATCCGCATGGTTAACCAGCGTCGTAAGCTGCTGGACTACCTGAAAGGCAAAGACGTGAGCCGTTACAGCGCTCTGATCGGTCGCCTGGGTCTGCGTCGCTAA
- the pnp gene encoding polyribonucleotide nucleotidyltransferase, whose product MNPVIKKFQFGQSTVTLETGRIARQASGAVLVTVDDDVSVLVTVVGAKQADPGKGFFPLSVHYQEKTYAAGKIPGGFFKREGRPSEKETLTSRLIDRPIRPLFPEGFMNEVQVVCTVVSTSKKTDPDIAAMIGTSAALAISGIPFDGPIGAARVAFHESTGYLLNPTYEQQAASSLDMVVAGTSDAVLMVESEAKELTEDQMLGAVLFAHDEFQVVINAVKELAAEAAKPTWTWAPAPEATELLGAIRAEFGEAISQAYTITVKADRYARLGELKDQVVAKLSGEEGQPSSSEVKAAFGEIEYRTVRENIVNGKPRIDGRDTKTVRPLNIEVGVLPKTHGSALFTRGETQALVVATLGTARDAQLLDTLEGEKKDPFMLHYNFPPFSVGECGRMGGAGRREIGHGRLARRSVSAMLPAADVFPYTIRVVSEITESNGSSSMASVCGASLALMDAGVPMKAPVAGIAMGLVKEGEKFAVLTDILGDEDHLGDMDFKVAGTAKGVTALQMDIKIKGITEEIMEIALGQALEARLNILGQMNQIIGQSRTELSANAPTMIAMKIDTDKIRDVIGKGGATIRAICEETKASIDIEDDGSIKIFGETKEAAEAARQRVLGITAEAEIGKIYVGKVERIVDFGAFVNILPGKDGLVHISMLSDARVEKVTDILKEGQEVEVLVLDVDNRGRIKLSIKDVAAAKASGV is encoded by the coding sequence GTGAACCCGGTAATCAAAAAATTCCAGTTCGGTCAGTCGACCGTTACCCTCGAGACTGGCCGTATCGCCCGTCAGGCCTCCGGCGCAGTATTGGTCACCGTTGACGACGACGTCAGCGTATTGGTGACCGTAGTCGGTGCCAAACAAGCCGATCCAGGCAAGGGCTTCTTCCCTCTGTCTGTTCACTACCAGGAAAAGACTTACGCTGCCGGTAAGATCCCTGGCGGTTTCTTCAAGCGTGAAGGCCGTCCTTCCGAGAAAGAAACCCTGACTTCCCGACTGATCGACCGTCCGATCCGTCCGCTGTTCCCAGAAGGTTTCATGAACGAAGTGCAGGTTGTCTGCACCGTCGTTTCCACCAGCAAGAAGACCGATCCGGACATCGCTGCGATGATCGGTACCTCGGCTGCGCTGGCAATCTCCGGTATTCCTTTCGATGGCCCGATCGGCGCAGCCCGCGTCGCTTTCCACGAAAGCACCGGCTACCTGCTGAACCCGACTTACGAGCAACAAGCTGCTTCGAGCCTGGACATGGTCGTTGCCGGTACTTCGGACGCTGTGCTGATGGTTGAATCGGAAGCCAAAGAGCTGACCGAAGACCAGATGCTGGGCGCGGTACTGTTTGCTCACGACGAGTTCCAGGTTGTGATCAACGCTGTTAAAGAACTGGCTGCCGAAGCTGCCAAGCCAACCTGGACCTGGGCTCCTGCGCCAGAAGCCACCGAACTGCTGGGCGCTATCCGTGCCGAGTTCGGCGAAGCGATCTCCCAGGCTTACACCATCACCGTCAAGGCCGACCGTTACGCTCGCCTGGGCGAGTTGAAGGATCAGGTTGTTGCCAAGCTGTCCGGTGAAGAAGGCCAGCCTTCGTCCAGCGAAGTCAAAGCGGCTTTCGGCGAAATCGAATACCGCACCGTTCGCGAAAACATCGTAAACGGCAAGCCACGTATCGACGGTCGCGACACCAAGACCGTACGTCCGCTGAACATCGAAGTCGGCGTTCTGCCAAAGACCCACGGCTCGGCTCTGTTCACCCGTGGTGAAACCCAGGCTCTGGTTGTTGCGACTCTGGGCACCGCCCGTGACGCACAGCTGCTGGACACCCTGGAAGGCGAGAAAAAAGACCCGTTCATGCTGCACTACAACTTCCCTCCGTTCTCGGTAGGCGAGTGTGGTCGCATGGGTGGTGCTGGTCGTCGTGAAATCGGTCACGGCCGTCTGGCCCGTCGTTCGGTTTCGGCCATGCTGCCTGCCGCTGACGTGTTCCCGTACACCATCCGCGTAGTGTCGGAAATCACCGAATCCAACGGTTCCAGCTCGATGGCTTCCGTTTGCGGTGCTTCCCTGGCCCTGATGGACGCTGGTGTACCGATGAAGGCACCGGTTGCCGGTATCGCCATGGGTCTGGTTAAAGAAGGCGAGAAATTCGCAGTCCTGACCGACATCCTGGGCGACGAAGATCACCTCGGCGACATGGACTTCAAAGTAGCCGGTACCGCCAAAGGCGTTACTGCGCTGCAGATGGACATCAAGATCAAGGGCATCACCGAAGAGATCATGGAGATCGCTCTGGGCCAAGCCCTGGAAGCGCGCCTGAACATCCTCGGCCAGATGAACCAGATCATCGGCCAGTCGCGTACCGAACTGTCGGCCAACGCACCGACCATGATCGCGATGAAAATCGACACCGACAAAATCCGTGATGTCATCGGTAAAGGCGGCGCGACCATTCGTGCGATCTGTGAAGAGACCAAGGCTTCGATCGATATCGAAGACGACGGCTCGATCAAGATCTTCGGCGAAACCAAGGAAGCGGCTGAAGCTGCACGTCAGCGCGTTCTGGGCATCACCGCTGAAGCCGAAATCGGCAAGATCTACGTGGGTAAGGTTGAGCGCATCGTCGACTTCGGCGCATTCGTCAACATCCTGCCGGGCAAGGACGGTCTGGTTCACATCTCCATGCTGAGCGACGCTCGCGTAGAGAAAGTGACCGACATCCTGAAAGAAGGCCAGGAAGTGGAAGTACTGGTACTGGACGTGGACAACCGCGGCCGTATCAAGCTGTCCATCAAAGACGTAGCAGCAGCCAAGGCTTCGGGCGTTTAA
- a CDS encoding DUF6388 family protein, which yields MTVKELTQEQRHEEALKKYALDAPQLIEEIKDLPADDQKDQIQWAFEDEAEAQGLQPWELTLKYTSSPEEYEAARLALHKEAAEVLGVEWEEYCEMNNLVV from the coding sequence ATGACCGTGAAAGAATTGACTCAAGAGCAACGACACGAAGAAGCCCTGAAGAAGTACGCACTGGATGCGCCCCAACTGATAGAAGAGATCAAGGACCTGCCGGCCGACGATCAGAAAGACCAGATTCAGTGGGCGTTCGAGGATGAGGCCGAAGCCCAGGGCTTGCAGCCGTGGGAACTGACGCTCAAGTACACATCAAGCCCGGAAGAGTACGAGGCTGCCCGCCTGGCGTTGCACAAAGAGGCCGCCGAGGTCTTGGGTGTCGAGTGGGAAGAGTACTGCGAGATGAACAATCTGGTGGTTTGA
- the nadC gene encoding carboxylating nicotinate-nucleotide diphosphorylase, whose amino-acid sequence MPNLRLADLTAEIEANVRRALLEDVGSGDITAQLIPAERLAKATIITRDAAVICGTAWVDNVFRQLDPRVAVHWQVADGERVKPNQVLFHLEGPARSLLTGERSALNFLQLLSGVATRAQYLADFVARTQVKLLDTRKTLPGLRLAQKYAVTCGGCHNHRIGLYDAFLIKENHIAACGGIAQAIAAAHKIAPGKPVEIEVESLIELKEALAAGADIIMLDELSLDDMREAVRLNGGKAKLEASGGINESTLLPIAETGVDYISIGAMTKDVKAVDLSMRLSL is encoded by the coding sequence ATGCCGAATCTACGTCTCGCCGATTTGACCGCCGAAATCGAAGCCAACGTGCGCCGTGCGTTGCTCGAAGACGTCGGCAGCGGCGACATCACCGCGCAATTGATCCCCGCCGAACGCCTGGCCAAAGCCACCATCATCACCCGCGACGCCGCCGTCATCTGCGGTACTGCCTGGGTGGATAACGTGTTTCGGCAACTGGACCCGCGAGTTGCGGTGCACTGGCAGGTCGCCGATGGCGAGCGGGTCAAGCCCAATCAAGTGTTGTTCCACCTCGAAGGCCCGGCTCGTTCGCTGCTGACCGGTGAACGCAGCGCGCTGAATTTCCTGCAACTGTTGTCCGGCGTAGCCACCCGCGCTCAGTACCTGGCCGACTTCGTGGCCCGGACTCAGGTGAAACTGCTGGACACCCGCAAGACCTTGCCGGGTCTGCGCCTGGCGCAAAAGTACGCCGTGACCTGCGGCGGTTGCCACAACCATCGCATCGGCCTGTATGACGCTTTCCTGATCAAGGAAAACCATATCGCCGCGTGCGGTGGCATCGCACAGGCTATCGCCGCCGCACACAAGATCGCGCCGGGCAAACCGGTGGAGATTGAAGTGGAAAGCCTGATAGAGCTCAAAGAGGCCCTGGCGGCGGGCGCCGACATCATCATGCTCGACGAACTGAGCCTGGATGACATGCGCGAAGCCGTACGTCTGAACGGCGGCAAGGCAAAACTGGAAGCCAGTGGCGGGATCAACGAAAGCACCTTGCTGCCGATCGCCGAAACCGGTGTGGACTACATCTCGATTGGTGCAATGACCAAGGACGTGAAGGCCGTTGACTTGTCGATGCGACTGAGTCTCTGA
- the ampD gene encoding 1,6-anhydro-N-acetylmuramyl-L-alanine amidase AmpD, whose protein sequence is MQLDPASGWCQDVRLCPSPNFNARPTGEISLLVIHNISLPPAQFATGKVQEFFQNRLDVTEHPYFEGIADLRVSAHFLIERDGAVTQFVSCLERAWHAGVSSFEGRETCNDFSLGIELEGTDDLPFTDAQYDALIALTRQLQNVFTAITPQRICGHSDIAPGRKTDPGPAFDWARYRAALAKAAVEKEERQ, encoded by the coding sequence ATGCAGTTGGACCCCGCGAGCGGTTGGTGTCAGGACGTGCGTTTGTGCCCCTCACCCAACTTCAATGCGCGCCCCACGGGCGAAATTTCCCTGCTGGTGATCCACAACATCAGCTTGCCGCCGGCGCAATTCGCCACGGGCAAGGTGCAGGAATTTTTCCAGAATCGTCTGGATGTCACGGAGCACCCTTACTTTGAGGGGATTGCCGATCTGCGCGTTTCTGCGCACTTTTTGATCGAGCGTGATGGCGCGGTCACTCAGTTTGTATCCTGCCTTGAGCGCGCCTGGCACGCTGGCGTTTCGAGTTTCGAGGGGCGGGAAACCTGTAACGATTTTTCCCTGGGCATTGAGCTGGAGGGCACGGATGATCTGCCGTTCACCGATGCTCAGTACGACGCATTGATTGCCCTGACCCGGCAACTGCAAAACGTCTTCACGGCCATTACTCCACAGCGTATTTGCGGGCATAGCGACATCGCGCCCGGGCGCAAGACCGATCCGGGACCGGCGTTCGACTGGGCACGCTATCGCGCGGCGCTGGCTAAAGCCGCAGTGGAAAAAGAGGAGCGACAATGA
- the ampE gene encoding regulatory signaling modulator protein AmpE — protein sequence MSFLVLLLAVWIEKFSALRHQIQRDGGWVRELHKLESSPRLAKKPWLVLLVLVLLPVALLGLLLLVLDPVAYGLLALPVHLLVVIYSLGRGDLLAGLGPFRDAWRREDLQAAAHVAKRDLDICADSGEQLLERVEGHLLWEAYQSFFAVIFWYFLLGPVAALSYRLLALAEEHGQNPAVVERAAQLRHAFDWVPVRLLAASFALVGNFVAVSRVMLHELLNWNISAAQLIEKAGLVAAEIPAPVVGPEGINNLDRIWELLLRAAVLWYAGFALWTVLP from the coding sequence ATGAGTTTTCTGGTGTTGCTGTTGGCGGTATGGATCGAGAAGTTCTCGGCCTTGCGCCACCAGATTCAGCGAGATGGCGGTTGGGTGCGCGAGCTGCATAAACTCGAGTCCAGCCCGCGCCTGGCGAAAAAGCCATGGCTGGTTTTGCTCGTGTTGGTGTTGTTGCCGGTTGCGCTGTTGGGGTTGCTGTTGCTGGTGCTGGACCCGGTGGCTTATGGGCTGCTGGCGTTGCCGGTGCATCTGCTGGTGGTGATTTACAGTCTGGGGCGCGGTGATCTGCTGGCGGGTCTCGGGCCGTTTCGTGATGCCTGGCGCCGAGAGGACCTGCAAGCCGCGGCCCATGTCGCCAAACGTGACCTGGATATCTGCGCCGACAGTGGCGAGCAACTGCTGGAGCGGGTCGAAGGACATTTGTTGTGGGAGGCGTACCAGAGCTTTTTCGCGGTAATTTTCTGGTACTTCCTGTTGGGGCCGGTCGCTGCCCTGAGTTATCGGTTGCTCGCCTTGGCCGAGGAGCATGGGCAGAACCCTGCGGTGGTCGAGCGTGCTGCTCAGTTGCGCCATGCGTTTGATTGGGTGCCGGTGCGGTTGCTGGCGGCGAGTTTTGCCTTGGTCGGCAATTTTGTTGCGGTGAGTCGGGTGATGTTGCATGAGTTGCTGAACTGGAACATCAGTGCCGCGCAGTTGATCGAGAAAGCCGGGTTGGTGGCGGCTGAAATCCCGGCGCCGGTGGTTGGGCCTGAGGGCATCAATAATCTTGATCGGATCTGGGAGTTGTTGCTGCGGGCGGCGGTGCTTTGGTATGCGGGGTTTGCGCTTTGGACGGTGTTGCCTTAG